Proteins co-encoded in one endosymbiont 'TC1' of Trimyema compressum genomic window:
- a CDS encoding adenylosuccinate synthase, translating into MSSVVLIGSQWGDEGKGKITDYLAEEAEYVVRYQGGNNAGHTVIVGEEEYKLHLIPSGIIYPGTKCMIGNGVVVDPGVLLEEMEYLKEKGIHVTPDNLKLSLHAHMIMPYHKILDGLEEEKRGAAKIGTTKRGIGPCYVDKIARTGLRFCDLQNKVSFRKILTQNVQAKNEILEKLYNQKELLDLEAIYNEFMAYGEHLLPFIDDVSYILNDALRDNKKVLFEGAQGTLLDIDHGTYPFVTSSNPTAGYAPVGTGVGPTKINCVLGITKAYLTRVGEGPFPTELFDATGKLLSAVGNEVGTTTGRPRRCGWFDGVLMNYATNINGMTHLTITKLDVLDQLPTIKICTAYEIDGVKTTTFPPDLERLSKAKPIYEELPGWQTSTKGIKTFNELPENAKKYLKRIEEFLSVKIALVAVGPKRDEAIELEKLF; encoded by the coding sequence ATGTCATCTGTCGTTTTAATAGGCTCCCAATGGGGAGATGAAGGCAAAGGTAAAATCACTGACTATTTAGCTGAAGAGGCTGAATACGTTGTTCGCTACCAAGGAGGCAACAATGCAGGTCATACTGTTATTGTTGGTGAAGAAGAATATAAACTTCACTTAATTCCATCTGGTATTATCTACCCTGGAACAAAATGTATGATTGGTAATGGAGTTGTTGTTGACCCAGGTGTTCTTTTGGAAGAAATGGAATATCTTAAAGAAAAAGGTATCCATGTAACACCCGACAATTTAAAACTCAGTCTTCATGCTCATATGATTATGCCATATCATAAAATATTAGATGGTCTAGAGGAAGAAAAAAGAGGCGCTGCGAAAATTGGTACTACTAAAAGAGGGATTGGTCCTTGTTATGTAGATAAAATTGCAAGAACAGGCTTGCGTTTCTGCGATCTTCAAAACAAAGTATCTTTTAGAAAAATATTAACACAAAATGTTCAAGCAAAAAATGAAATTCTCGAAAAACTATATAATCAAAAGGAACTACTTGATTTAGAAGCCATTTACAATGAATTTATGGCCTATGGAGAGCATTTACTACCATTTATCGATGATGTATCTTACATTCTAAATGATGCTCTTAGAGATAACAAAAAAGTTCTTTTCGAAGGTGCCCAAGGAACGCTACTAGATATTGATCACGGTACCTACCCTTTTGTAACCAGCTCCAACCCTACTGCAGGTTATGCCCCTGTAGGAACAGGTGTAGGTCCAACAAAAATCAACTGTGTTTTAGGTATTACAAAAGCCTATTTAACCCGTGTTGGCGAAGGCCCTTTCCCAACAGAACTCTTTGATGCAACGGGAAAACTTTTAAGCGCCGTAGGCAATGAGGTAGGCACTACAACAGGTCGCCCTCGTCGCTGTGGTTGGTTTGATGGGGTTCTTATGAACTATGCTACTAACATTAATGGCATGACTCATTTAACTATTACTAAACTAGATGTCTTAGACCAACTCCCAACTATTAAGATTTGTACTGCTTATGAAATTGACGGTGTTAAAACAACAACATTCCCACCTGACCTCGAAAGACTTTCAAAAGCAAAACCAATCTATGAAGAACTCCCAGGTTGGCAAACATCAACTAAGGGCATTAAGACCTTTAATGAGTTACCAGAAAATGCTAAAAAATATCTCAAAAGAATCGAAGAATTTCTTTCCGTAAAAATAGCCCTTGTAGCTGTTGGTCCAAAAAGAGATGAAGCAATTGAATTAGAAAAACTATTTTAA
- the purB gene encoding adenylosuccinate lyase, whose translation MITRYSRPAMRKIWEDDNRFKAWLEVEILATEAFSELGDIPKEDVKKIRDNASFSIERILEIEAETRHDVVAFTRAVGETLGSERKWIHYGLTSTDVVDTAYGYLFKQANDILEQDIEKLMAVLRKQAIKYKETIMMGRTHGIQAEPTTFGLKFLLWLDEMERNLERFKLGRKGVETGKMSGAVGTFANIPPFVEEYVCEKLGISHALVSTQALSRDNHSFYMATLASIATTIDKMAIEVRHLQRSEVREAEEFFSKGQKGSSAMPHKRNPIGSENMCGCARVIRGYMVTAYENVALWHERDISHSSAERIIVPDSTMLLDYMLNRFTNILDQLMVYPENMLKNIDRTLGLTFSQQVMLALVNKGWTREKAYDTVQPLAMKAWENKIPYRPLVEDSKGIGEVLTKDEIAGCFNPKYHLKNIDAIYKRKGL comes from the coding sequence ATGATTACTCGTTATAGTAGACCCGCAATGAGAAAAATTTGGGAGGATGATAACCGTTTTAAAGCTTGGTTAGAGGTAGAGATTCTAGCGACTGAAGCTTTTAGTGAGCTTGGCGATATTCCCAAAGAAGATGTAAAAAAAATTAGAGATAATGCAAGTTTTTCTATTGAGAGAATTTTAGAAATAGAGGCTGAGACTCGTCATGATGTAGTTGCTTTTACAAGAGCCGTTGGTGAGACCTTAGGATCAGAAAGAAAATGGATTCATTATGGTTTAACTTCTACAGATGTTGTTGATACAGCCTATGGTTATTTATTTAAGCAAGCCAATGATATTCTAGAACAAGATATTGAAAAATTAATGGCAGTTTTAAGAAAACAGGCTATTAAATATAAAGAAACCATTATGATGGGAAGAACCCATGGCATTCAAGCTGAGCCAACAACTTTTGGCTTAAAATTCCTATTATGGCTTGATGAAATGGAGCGTAATTTAGAGCGTTTTAAGTTAGGTCGAAAAGGTGTTGAAACAGGTAAAATGTCTGGTGCTGTTGGCACTTTTGCCAATATACCTCCTTTTGTGGAAGAATATGTCTGTGAAAAACTAGGTATTAGTCATGCGTTAGTGTCTACACAAGCTCTTTCAAGAGATAACCATAGTTTCTATATGGCTACTTTAGCTTCTATTGCTACAACTATTGATAAAATGGCAATTGAAGTCCGTCACTTACAGCGTTCAGAAGTAAGGGAGGCTGAGGAGTTTTTCTCCAAAGGTCAAAAGGGATCAAGTGCTATGCCTCATAAGAGAAACCCAATAGGTTCTGAAAATATGTGTGGCTGTGCAAGGGTAATTAGAGGCTACATGGTAACAGCTTATGAAAATGTGGCTTTGTGGCATGAAAGAGATATTTCTCATTCATCTGCTGAAAGAATTATTGTACCAGATAGTACTATGCTTCTTGACTATATGCTGAATCGCTTTACAAATATTTTAGATCAACTAATGGTTTATCCTGAGAATATGCTTAAGAATATTGATAGAACATTAGGCTTAACATTTTCACAACAAGTTATGTTAGCACTAGTTAATAAAGGCTGGACTAGAGAAAAAGCTTATGATACGGTTCAACCTCTGGCAATGAAAGCTTGGGAAAATAAAATTCCTTATAGACCGTTAGTTGAAGACTCTAAGGGAATTGGCGAGGTTTTAACTAAAGACGAAATTGCTGGATGTTTTAATCCTAAATATCATTTAAAAAATATTGATGCAATTTATAAGAGAAAAGGACTATAG
- the rpsR gene encoding 30S ribosomal protein S18 → MKHESRRPRRKVCSFCADKTMIDYKDANRLKRYVTERGKILPRRVTGCCACHQRDLTIAIKRARQIALLPYTTND, encoded by the coding sequence ATGAAACATGAAAGCAGAAGACCAAGAAGAAAAGTTTGTTCTTTTTGTGCTGATAAAACTATGATTGATTATAAAGATGCAAATCGTTTAAAACGTTATGTAACTGAAAGAGGTAAAATTTTACCAAGAAGAGTTACTGGTTGTTGCGCATGCCATCAAAGAGATTTGACAATTGCTATTAAAAGAGCACGTCAAATTGCGCTATTACCTTACACAACAAATGACTAA
- the rplI gene encoding 50S ribosomal protein L9: protein MMKVILNADVKSIGKKGEIVNVSDGYARNFLIPKKLAVFATDGNIKETTVQQEKIAENKAKELAEAIQLAEDLKGKSITMTTTVGANGRLFGAVTNKEISNALKEQLSLTLDKKKIDLKEPIKQLGSCPVKLKLYPNVAVEITVVVTE, encoded by the coding sequence ATGATGAAAGTCATACTTAACGCCGATGTTAAATCCATTGGTAAAAAAGGGGAAATTGTTAATGTATCAGATGGGTACGCTAGAAATTTTTTAATCCCTAAAAAACTAGCCGTATTCGCTACAGATGGCAATATCAAAGAAACCACAGTTCAGCAAGAAAAAATAGCTGAGAACAAAGCTAAAGAATTAGCCGAAGCTATACAATTAGCTGAAGATTTAAAAGGGAAATCAATAACTATGACTACAACAGTAGGGGCTAATGGTCGACTTTTTGGTGCTGTTACCAATAAAGAAATTAGCAATGCTTTAAAAGAACAACTTTCCCTTACATTAGATAAAAAGAAAATAGATCTTAAAGAGCCTATCAAACAATTAGGTTCCTGTCCTGTTAAACTTAAACTCTACCCGAATGTAGCTGTAGAAATTACTGTGGTAGTTACTGAATAG
- a CDS encoding ATP-grasp domain-containing protein, with protein MENNSRSLGEKNAILKAGGKVAPYKQVNSFSDLEEAVKEIGFPCVLKTRQDGYDGKGQIVLKGKRQLKSCVALLKVPCILEAFISFDYEASVVGTRGTTGEVKLFPIGYNIHKIIF; from the coding sequence ATTGAGAATAACTCAAGATCGCTTGGTGAAAAAAATGCTATTTTAAAAGCAGGTGGTAAAGTTGCCCCCTATAAACAGGTGAATAGTTTTTCCGACTTAGAAGAGGCTGTCAAAGAGATTGGTTTTCCCTGCGTTTTAAAAACACGACAAGATGGTTATGATGGTAAAGGACAAATTGTACTTAAAGGTAAGAGACAGCTTAAAAGCTGTGTTGCTCTTTTAAAAGTACCTTGCATATTAGAAGCATTTATCTCTTTTGATTATGAAGCCTCTGTTGTAGGAACTCGGGGTACAACAGGAGAAGTTAAGCTATTTCCAATAGGCTATAATATTCATAAAATAATATTTTAG
- the dnaB gene encoding replicative DNA helicase, giving the protein MDRIPPHDTQAEKAVLSCLLQDRESIDKVYEVISVDDFYNEKHKKIYEVILELNRKNEPFDAVTVSSFLDTKHLLDKVGGMAYLLSLTGEVPTAAHSEYYAKIVAEKAVLRHLLSAAKNMSEEVYKGEKDVENILDYSEQTILDIANKKSNTSFSHIGEVIHMAFDRLEILREQGHQSTGIPTFIALDELLHGFQKSDMIICAARPGMGKTSFCLNIAQNAATRDNTPVAIFSLEMSKEQLVTRLLSAQGMVDQTRLRQGTVNQEEFEALSAAAAQLINAPIFIDDTVGINAMEIRGKARRLKAEHGLGLIIIDYIQLMQSSGSGKRTENRQQEISDISRNLKLLARELDVPVLALSQLSRAVEQTPDKKPNLSHLRESGSLEQDSDVVLFIYRPSYYENDDEDLANDKTAEIIVAKHRHGPIGKATLVFLNEFTKFVDLEN; this is encoded by the coding sequence GTGGATAGAATCCCACCCCATGATACCCAAGCTGAAAAAGCAGTGTTAAGCTGTCTGCTTCAGGACCGTGAATCTATTGATAAAGTTTATGAAGTTATTTCAGTTGATGACTTCTATAATGAAAAGCACAAGAAAATATATGAGGTAATTTTAGAATTAAATAGAAAAAACGAACCATTTGATGCTGTTACAGTTAGCTCTTTCTTAGACACAAAGCATCTTTTAGATAAAGTTGGGGGTATGGCCTATCTTCTATCTTTAACTGGAGAAGTGCCTACAGCAGCCCACAGCGAATACTATGCCAAAATTGTTGCTGAAAAAGCAGTGTTAAGGCATCTTCTTTCTGCTGCTAAAAATATGTCTGAAGAAGTCTACAAAGGTGAAAAAGATGTAGAAAACATTCTCGACTATTCTGAACAGACAATCTTAGATATTGCCAATAAAAAAAGTAATACTAGCTTCAGTCATATTGGAGAAGTCATCCATATGGCTTTTGATCGTTTAGAAATTTTAAGGGAACAAGGACACCAATCAACAGGTATCCCAACCTTTATTGCTTTAGATGAATTGCTACATGGTTTTCAAAAAAGTGATATGATTATCTGTGCTGCTAGACCTGGTATGGGCAAAACATCCTTTTGTTTAAATATTGCTCAAAATGCAGCAACCCGAGACAATACACCAGTTGCTATTTTTTCACTTGAGATGAGTAAAGAACAACTGGTTACCCGTCTTTTATCCGCTCAGGGTATGGTGGACCAAACCCGTCTTCGTCAAGGAACTGTCAATCAAGAAGAATTTGAAGCCCTTTCTGCTGCTGCTGCTCAACTGATTAATGCACCTATTTTCATTGATGATACAGTTGGTATTAACGCCATGGAAATTAGAGGCAAAGCTAGACGTTTAAAAGCAGAGCATGGCTTAGGCCTTATTATTATTGACTATATTCAGTTAATGCAATCTAGTGGCAGTGGTAAAAGAACTGAAAATAGACAACAAGAAATTTCAGATATTTCAAGAAACTTAAAGTTATTAGCAAGGGAACTTGATGTCCCTGTTTTAGCCTTGTCTCAGCTCAGCCGTGCGGTTGAACAAACACCAGATAAAAAACCGAATCTTAGTCACTTAAGAGAATCTGGTTCTCTTGAACAAGACAGTGACGTCGTTCTTTTTATCTATCGGCCATCCTATTATGAAAATGATGATGAGGATTTGGCTAATGACAAAACAGCAGAAATAATTGTTGCTAAACATCGTCATGGTCCAATAGGCAAAGCAACTTTGGTATTCTTAAATGAATTTACAAAATTTGTAGATCTTGAAAATTAA
- a CDS encoding tocopherol cyclase family protein — protein MGERQTFLVVKAILEKDWGRSFPSAYIWIQCNVFPTENVSFFLHWPIYLY, from the coding sequence ATGGGAGAGAGACAGACTTTTCTGGTGGTAAAGGCTATATTGGAAAAAGATTGGGGAAGGTCTTTTCCCAGCGCTTATATTTGGATTCAGTGTAATGTGTTTCCTACGGAAAATGTGAGCTTCTTTTTGCATTGGCCAATATACCTTTATTAG
- a CDS encoding DUF2232 domain-containing protein, whose protein sequence is MKFISPYVKSVFWSCLILFGLGTISIAPIWLTFIGIFWPIPLLKGTDKSRFFFTVFALIAMLIIRTFLFEDFQGTLLLIPYVVATTGMLWCRLFSKKNTMGKELVVGVILGAATLLAVLFYLTVILGLFHPSYFLFQTQQLLRDTITEQSEFLKMYLGEGNLIDKIETFAFYMSKLLIGILVAFEIVGIAFIWHLGTPKEKRIPFTKWKGNYILIWGLITGLLSLNFGLLFNNLEVTFIGINILIVYGVLLFILGLAAFLDSIKNLSFWVLVLAGLLLFLAPQTLLLLLLLGFINCFTKKNIIGGFNDESHT, encoded by the coding sequence ATGAAGTTTATAAGTCCATATGTAAAGAGTGTTTTTTGGAGCTGTTTAATATTATTTGGATTAGGGACGATATCAATCGCCCCGATTTGGCTTACCTTTATTGGCATATTCTGGCCTATTCCTCTTTTAAAAGGAACTGATAAGTCTCGCTTCTTCTTTACAGTCTTCGCTTTAATTGCTATGTTAATTATAAGAACATTTTTATTTGAAGACTTTCAAGGCACTTTACTATTAATTCCTTATGTAGTTGCTACTACAGGAATGCTTTGGTGTCGCTTATTTTCTAAAAAAAACACCATGGGCAAAGAGTTAGTTGTAGGCGTAATATTAGGTGCAGCTACCTTACTGGCTGTCCTCTTCTATTTAACTGTTATTTTAGGGCTCTTTCATCCAAGCTATTTTTTATTCCAAACTCAACAACTTTTAAGAGACACCATTACAGAACAATCAGAGTTCTTAAAAATGTATTTAGGCGAAGGCAATTTAATTGATAAAATTGAGACATTTGCATTTTATATGAGTAAACTCTTAATAGGTATTTTAGTAGCCTTTGAAATAGTCGGCATTGCTTTTATATGGCATTTAGGCACCCCTAAAGAAAAGCGCATTCCTTTCACTAAATGGAAAGGCAATTACATTTTAATTTGGGGCCTTATTACAGGCTTACTTAGCCTGAATTTCGGACTTTTATTCAATAACTTAGAGGTTACATTTATAGGCATTAATATATTGATTGTCTATGGAGTCCTCTTGTTTATCCTAGGACTAGCCGCCTTTTTAGATAGTATTAAAAATTTGTCTTTCTGGGTTTTAGTGTTAGCTGGACTACTCTTGTTTTTAGCTCCTCAAACACTTTTACTGCTACTGCTTCTAGGATTTATAAACTGTTTTACAAAGAAAAATATTATAGGAGGTTTTAATGATGAAAGTCATACTTAA
- a CDS encoding flavodoxin family protein, whose translation MSKKTLVLLGSPNKNSITKKLVEKLLIDVDTNNITYFDTYKMTIKPCVDCRYCFKEKGCSIKNDDMGKIYSGLEEADNVILASPMHFGTFSAPIMNVFSRLQTYWSALNIRKEEPNTILKRKKGILCMACGAQWLNMELIPNGISHIVFDHINANFDQSFYVKSSDYSDFQNNLELLEKINSYKWVLKK comes from the coding sequence ATGTCTAAAAAAACCCTAGTTCTCCTAGGTTCACCAAATAAAAACAGTATTACAAAAAAGCTTGTAGAAAAGTTACTCATAGATGTTGATACAAATAATATTACTTATTTTGACACTTACAAAATGACAATTAAGCCCTGTGTCGACTGTCGATATTGCTTCAAAGAAAAGGGATGCTCCATAAAAAATGATGATATGGGGAAAATATACAGTGGGCTTGAAGAAGCGGACAATGTTATCTTAGCTTCCCCTATGCACTTTGGCACATTTTCTGCACCAATTATGAATGTTTTTAGTAGACTGCAGACCTATTGGTCGGCTCTGAATATTAGAAAAGAAGAACCTAATACAATCCTCAAAAGAAAAAAAGGGATTCTTTGTATGGCCTGTGGTGCTCAATGGCTTAATATGGAATTAATTCCCAATGGAATTAGTCATATTGTTTTTGATCATATTAATGCAAATTTTGATCAGAGTTTTTATGTTAAATCCTCAGATTACTCTGACTTTCAAAACAATCTGGAACTACTTGAAAAAATTAATAGCTATAAATGGGTATTAAAAAAGTAG
- a CDS encoding RHS repeat domain-containing protein: MVRYTDNGEAAYFSDIQLYKEEFGQSYTYDDKGNVVSVKDQSEKNRKFDYDANNNLIGITPPTGGKFTYEYSKDGKNNLTKSTNEMGVESTYDYTKTGRPSKIINKKDELKNSEEISYENNDNFTKSIRNASGYETINIWYFNSGLLKEVNDNTGGKRTYEYNSLNRSNVKLKTKINETKESIKESIYNKDKLSSIIQNGYKYNFSYDDWGNKKLLA, translated from the coding sequence ATGGTACGTTATACAGATAATGGAGAGGCTGCATACTTTTCTGATATACAGCTGTATAAAGAAGAATTTGGACAGAGTTATACTTATGATGATAAGGGCAATGTTGTTAGTGTAAAAGATCAAAGTGAGAAAAATAGGAAATTTGATTATGATGCTAATAATAACCTTATAGGGATTACGCCACCAACTGGAGGGAAATTCACTTACGAATACTCTAAAGATGGGAAAAACAACTTAACTAAATCAACAAATGAAATGGGCGTGGAGTCTACATATGACTATACAAAGACAGGCAGACCATCAAAAATTATTAACAAAAAGGATGAATTGAAAAACAGCGAAGAAATTTCATATGAAAATAACGATAATTTTACTAAATCAATTCGTAATGCCAGTGGCTATGAGACAATTAATATATGGTATTTTAATAGTGGTTTATTAAAAGAAGTTAATGATAACACAGGAGGTAAGAGAACTTATGAGTATAATTCATTAAACCGAAGTAATGTGAAGTTAAAAACAAAAATAAATGAAACTAAAGAAAGCATTAAAGAGTCAATATATAATAAAGATAAGTTAAGTAGTATCATTCAAAATGGATATAAATATAATTTTAGCTATGATGATTGGGGCAACAAAAAACTGTTAGCGTAG
- the rpsF gene encoding 30S ribosomal protein S6, with translation MKKYECLYVIDGTFDNDVISEVTTKFENLAKDNAKESEVNNWGRRKLAYEVNKKWDGYYSLITFRSEPDFVAELERQLRLDEKVIKFLVTVVDEKKIEKLANAPKKPPRKPREFNRDHRGPRREAPAAPATPSAPKVEEKVASEVNTAEAAE, from the coding sequence ATGAAAAAATACGAATGTCTATACGTTATCGATGGTACTTTCGACAATGATGTGATTAGCGAGGTTACAACTAAGTTTGAAAACCTAGCTAAAGACAATGCTAAAGAATCTGAAGTTAATAACTGGGGCAGAAGAAAACTTGCTTACGAAGTAAACAAGAAATGGGATGGCTACTATAGCTTAATCACATTTAGATCCGAACCTGATTTCGTCGCTGAATTAGAGCGACAACTACGCTTAGATGAAAAAGTAATCAAATTCTTAGTAACCGTTGTTGATGAAAAGAAAATTGAAAAATTAGCAAACGCACCTAAGAAGCCACCGAGAAAGCCAAGAGAATTCAACAGAGATCACAGAGGTCCTAGAAGAGAAGCGCCAGCTGCACCAGCAACTCCTTCGGCACCTAAAGTTGAAGAAAAAGTGGCATCTGAAGTAAATACAGCAGAAGCTGCTGAGTAG
- a CDS encoding GntR family transcriptional regulator, which produces MDIFSKGTPLLTEEQLGKQLGVSRVTVRDAMISLEQDGYLMRAAGRGTFVNEATRKLKSRISNSYNLSNLINLNGFSVTEQILEEKED; this is translated from the coding sequence ATGGACATTTTTTCAAAAGGAACACCATTACTAACAGAAGAACAATTGGGAAAGCAATTAGGGGTTAGCAGAGTTACTGTCCGAGATGCTATGATTAGTTTAGAGCAAGATGGATACTTAATGAGAGCAGCAGGTCGAGGGACTTTTGTTAATGAGGCAACTAGAAAGTTAAAAAGTAGAATTTCCAATTCTTATAATTTATCTAATCTAATCAATCTTAATGGTTTCAGTGTAACGGAGCAAATTCTTGAAGAAAAAGAAGATTAA
- a CDS encoding RHS repeat domain-containing protein: protein MLYDKDNKLKERTLKDIDKNKVVFKESFTYDSLERLKEENILNDVKSILKYSYKYGKNEKTGDSINHINKVRINDSEYNYIYDLKGNIAEVNSEAGKNIYKYDLMGQLIKEENLGRNSVAEFKYDTGGNILNKNIVTESGEKDIVYLYDDIWKDKLVSYDGKKIEYDQIGNPLSFDGATFTWESGRNLTKYIKDDLSVEYKYNKDGIRYSENVNGIETRYSLNSNKEVSGMNFNDKNIIFDRDSKGRLVSLRTEDEIFYYKLNLFSDVEALLDSEGNEVIKCTYDSWGKIISIEGSEKEKLEKLNPFKYRSYFFDNETGFYYLQSRYYNPEINRFINMDDRLIENGNVYSYCNNNPIVMVDYDGHLGHYMCGWAYPTRPSEVALVERRWKQYVSADAVNKYGTKLVNMYRNDFSKPRTYYFSTGSITVRGVFTETIPQYKIEISPIPITLGAILNVPFSPIIDLITGVGLGAAMKN, encoded by the coding sequence ATGCTTTATGATAAAGATAATAAACTTAAAGAAAGAACGCTTAAAGATATTGATAAAAATAAGGTGGTTTTTAAGGAGTCATTTACATATGATTCTTTAGAACGATTAAAAGAGGAAAATATTCTTAATGATGTTAAAAGTATTTTAAAATATTCATATAAATATGGAAAAAATGAGAAAACAGGAGATTCAATTAATCATATTAATAAAGTTAGAATAAATGATTCAGAATATAACTATATTTATGATTTAAAAGGTAATATCGCAGAAGTAAATTCTGAAGCAGGAAAAAACATATATAAATATGATTTAATGGGACAATTAATAAAGGAAGAAAATCTAGGAAGGAATTCAGTAGCTGAGTTTAAATATGATACAGGTGGTAATATATTAAATAAGAATATTGTTACGGAATCAGGAGAAAAGGATATAGTATACTTGTATGATGATATATGGAAGGATAAATTAGTTTCATATGATGGAAAAAAGATTGAATATGATCAAATAGGTAATCCTTTATCTTTCGATGGTGCTACTTTTACTTGGGAATCTGGAAGAAATCTAACAAAATATATTAAAGATGATTTATCAGTAGAATACAAGTATAATAAAGATGGTATTAGGTATAGTGAAAATGTGAACGGAATTGAGACTAGATATAGTTTAAATAGCAATAAAGAAGTTTCCGGAATGAACTTCAATGATAAAAATATAATTTTTGATAGGGATAGTAAGGGAAGACTAGTTAGTTTGAGAACAGAGGATGAAATATTTTATTACAAATTAAACTTATTTAGTGATGTTGAGGCTCTTTTAGATAGTGAAGGAAACGAAGTAATCAAATGCACATATGATTCTTGGGGTAAGATAATTAGTATTGAAGGTAGTGAAAAAGAAAAACTAGAAAAATTAAATCCATTTAAATACAGATCTTACTTCTTTGATAATGAAACGGGTTTTTATTATTTGCAAAGCAGGTATTACAATCCTGAAATTAATCGTTTTATTAATATGGATGATAGACTAATTGAAAATGGAAATGTTTATTCATACTGTAACAACAATCCAATCGTTATGGTTGATTATGATGGTCATCTTGGTCATTATATGTGTGGCTGGGCATATCCTACACGTCCAAGCGAAGTAGCATTAGTAGAGAGACGGTGGAAACAATATGTAAGTGCAGATGCAGTAAATAAATATGGAACTAAGCTGGTTAATATGTATAGAAATGATTTTAGTAAACCAAGAACTTATTATTTTTCTACTGGAAGCATAACTGTTAGAGGAGTTTTCACTGAGACTATTCCGCAGTATAAAATTGAAATATCGCCCATACCAATAACTTTAGGCGCCATTCTAAATGTTCCATTTAGTCCTATTATTGATTTAATTACAGGAGTAGGCTTAGGTGCTGCAATGAAAAATTGA
- a CDS encoding ATP-grasp domain-containing protein has translation MKALGFYGTLAIEFFIKGKEIYINEMAPRPHNSGHYTIEGCFTSQFERHIRVICGLPLGITDLIAETYMYNLLGQHMDKCLTWLKEMPATSHVHLYGKKESRENRKMGHVTFVKSTEEDRNIFKEKVLKN, from the coding sequence ATTAAAGCTTTAGGATTTTATGGTACTTTAGCTATTGAGTTTTTCATTAAAGGCAAAGAGATTTATATTAATGAAATGGCGCCTCGACCTCATAACTCAGGACACTATACAATAGAGGGTTGTTTTACCAGTCAGTTTGAACGGCATATTAGAGTCATTTGTGGATTGCCTTTAGGTATAACAGATTTAATTGCTGAAACCTATATGTATAATTTACTAGGACAGCATATGGATAAATGTTTAACTTGGCTTAAAGAAATGCCTGCAACAAGTCATGTTCATCTCTATGGTAAAAAAGAAAGTAGAGAAAATAGGAAGATGGGCCATGTTACTTTTGTTAAAAGTACTGAAGAAGATAGAAATATATTCAAAGAAAAGGTTCTTAAAAATTAG
- a CDS encoding IS3 family transposase has protein sequence MVDTHEYLEDHYNKKRMHSSLAYLTPSQFEVST, from the coding sequence ATCGTAGATACACATGAATATCTTGAGGATCACTATAATAAAAAGCGGATGCATTCAAGTTTGGCATACTTAACCCCTTCTCAATTTGAGGTGTCCACCTAA